The genomic DNA CCGCCGCGGCATCGTGCCGATCAGCCTGACGCAGGACTCGTCCGGTCCAATGGCGCGAACTGTGAGAGACGTCGCGCTGCTCCTTGAGGTCATCGCGGGCACGGACCCGGGCGACCCATGGTCAGCCGATGCCGACGCGAACAAGGCTGATTACGTCGCGGCCCTGAGCACCGAAGCGCTGCAGGGTAAGCGCCTCGGTTTTCTAAGGCCGACCGGCAGCAGCGCGGAGTCGGTCGGTCCTTTGTTCGACGCGGCCCTCGAGGTTCTTTCGGCTCAGGGAGCGGACTTGGTGGAGCTTCCCGGGGACGCGCTGGTCGATACCAGGCCCGAGATGCGTGTCATTCTGCTGCAAGACTTCAAGGTTGACCTGAACGCCTACCTTCGAGGGACGCCGAGCACGGTATCGGTGCGCACGCTGGCCGACCTCATCGATTTCAGCAGAAACGACCCGCGCGAAAGCATGCATAGCATGGAGTACTGGGAAGACGCCCAGGCGACAGACGGCGGACGCCAGAATCCCAACTACATCGCAAGCTTGGAGGCCGGCAAGCGCCTGGCGCAGGAAGACGGCATCGATCGGCTCTTGAGAGAGTACGATGTCGATGCGCTCGTGACGCCAACCGGTGCTCCGGCGGCGGTACTTCAGCCGGACGGTACTCCCGGCCCCGGACCGATCCCAGAGGGCGCGCGAGGCACTCGGCCTCCTTCACTCACCGCCACGGCTGCCGTGGCAGGATATCCGCTGATTTCGGTGCCCATGGGGCTCGTGGACGGATTGCCGATCGGTCTCTCGTTCGTGGGCACTGCATGGACCGAGGCTGTGCTGATCTCACTCGCCTACGACTACGAACAAGCGTCGATGTCGCGCATTCCCCCGCCGATGGCCATCACCAGTCGGCGGTCCAGTAACTGAGCGGTGCGATACCTGACGAGATCAATCGCCCCTGACTTATGCGCACCCAAGAGCTTAATGCTGCGGTCTTATGATGACCCGAGCCAGGCTCGGCAGGTCGGGTAGAAGCTCATCCTCGCCCGCCGGGATCCCGCCGAAAGCCAGCATGTACGCAAGGGCGTCGACGTACTCCTGCTCGGTCATCGACTCCGGATTGTCTTCCGGCATCGTCGCCCTCGTGTACGCGAACAGGGTCGCAAGTGATCTGTCCTCCCAGACGCGGAGGAATCTTGCCCGCGCCAAGGGGGGGGTCGAGCGCATGTCCGGGTCGTCCGGCGCACCATTCAATCTGTGGCCATGACACCAGCCGCAGGCACCCGCGTACACCGCCTCACCGCGGCCGGCCTGTGCTTCGGTGAACACGCCGTCCCAGACTGATACCACGGGACCGGCATCCTCCAGCCCCTTCAGCACCTCGGCTACTTCTTCGGTAGTCACGCTCCGAGAGCCGTTCGCCCACGCCTCGCGGACGTAGTTCACCAATCCGGTGATCTCGTCGGCGGTCAGCCCGGGAAACGGGGGCATGTGCTCTTTGCCCAAGCGGATGGTGCGGACGACCCTCAGCGGGTCCTCAAGCTGGTCACTGCCGCTCAAGGCCGGAAAGGCCGGCGGATCACCGGCGCCCGAGTCCTGATGGCAGAGCGCGCACTTCTCTTCGTAGAGTTGCTGGCCCTGGCCCAACAAGACCGCGCCGGCCGCTTGTTGTGCACCGGCACCCGGGCTGATCACGAGGGCAAGCCCCAGGACCCCGGCCACGAGTTTCAGCATCAGCTGGACGGCTCTTCGACCGCATGCGTGCCGGCGATGTAGCCGTGCACGTGACCCTTGCCCAAGCCATGCTTGTTGAAGCCGCCGACAGCCTCGCCTCCCGCATACAGACCGGGAATCACCTTGCCCTGCATATCCACGACCTGCTGACGGCCGTTGACCCTCAGCCCCCCGTAGGAGTCGTGCCAGATCACCATGATCGAGAGCGCGTAGAACGGCGGAGTCCCGATGCGATTCATGGGGGCATCGACCTCGCGTTCGAATTCGGGGTCGGTGCCTGATTCCACGTAACCGTTCCAGGTGGTCACCGTCTCCGCGAGGTAGTTCAGCGGTACACGTTGAAATTCGTGATCCGCCTCGACCTTTGCGGCCAACTCGTCGATGGTATCGGCCTGGAAGTAGTAGCCGTTGTCCGAGACGAAGGGGTAACGGAGCTCCCACCCGTTGCGATCGACCGCATCTTGATCGAAAATCGCCCAAATCGGCCCCGAGTAGTACTCAGGAGCCTCAGACCCTTCGTTGAGTGCCAGGGCGGCATGGACGCCGTGGTCGTAGTTGTACATGTCACGGACCCACTCCTTGCGACAATTCCGCCAATCGACCGGCGTGTGGTCGAGCCCCCGCCCTGGGGCACCCCGATCGCCGGGGTACGCGCTCGGGCCTGGCCTCGCCGGGAGACGGACTTCGTTGAAGAAGCGCTTCCCGACCTGATTCACGGCGATGAACTCTTCGAAGCCCGAGCTGCCCACGTTGAAACCCGCTGAGCCGCGGAAACCGAACGTGGGGTGTCCGGGCATCATCCCGGTATAGGCGTCGCGCGTACCAAGGCGCGTCGAGACGTGAAACGTGGTGTAATACGAGAGATTCTGCTGCATCCCAGCCAGATTCGCGCCGACCCTCAAGCCGGCGACAAGCGCCGATCCGTCCTGACCTCCCGGGCCTAGCAACGCCCGACCACTCGTCGGAAAGGCCGGCTCGCGCATGGCCGGATAGAACATGCTGCGGACCTCGGGGTTCCCGGCGTGGCCGCCGCTGGCGAGGATGACGGCCTGGCGGGCCCTGATGTTCACGGTTTCACGTCGCTCATCGATGTTGCCGTTCTGCCAGAGGCCCTGAAGGATCTCGCCGGTCTCAGGGTGATACCGGGGAGAATAGTGTGCCCTTATGCCGAGAACCCGGCCCGAGAAGGGTTGCTCGCGAACGATCTCGTCGAAGCGGCGGTGCAGCATGAAGTCGACGCCCTTCTCACGGGCAGAGAACTCCAGCGGCCGGGAGAGCGCGGCACCATTGGTCACCGCGTTGGGTCCGACCATACGGCTCGCGTTGTTCATCCGCAGGGGAGAGAACGCACTCGATCGTTCTCGATCGGCCACGCCCGCGTCCTCCGCGGTGACGGTTCCCGCCTTCATGTCCGTCACGTCGCCCAGCATGAGGAAGCAGTTGGCCAGCCGTGCGCGTGACAACCCTCCCCCGCCGTGCGTGCTGCTGACCCTCGAGAAGCGGACATAATTGTCGATCAGGAACTGTCGGGTCGCCGGACAGTTCTCGGCCCAAGCACGAGCCAACTCGGGCTCGTTGTAGCGATAGGGGGCCTGCCCCTTGGGGTCGAGAACCGACCAGTCAGTGAGATCCGTGAACAGGATCTCGACACTGTCATCCAGTTCTTCCGGGTCCTCGATAGGGTCGACCGTGATAAGTCCCTCCCGGTCGCTCTCCCCTCTCATGTCTCTCTGCTGAACCGGGTCGCCGCCGCCGAGCGACATCCGGGCCGCACTATGCAGCATGCGGCCGCCGAGGTCGAAATTCTGATCGACCACCAGCACACTGGCCCCGCGATCAACCGCGCGAATGGCCGCAGTCAGGCCCGCGCACCCGCCCCCCGCGATGACGACGTCCACCTCATAGTCCCAGACGACCTGCCCGGAGGCACCCGCGGGGACCTGCGCCTGCGCTTCAGTCGGCTCGAAGAGAGCCGCGGATCCCAATCCGGCGGCGACCCCTGTTTTGACGAAATCGCGGCGGTTCAGCCCATCCTCGTTCTCGAGCGTCGAGTCCTGCGACGGACGGTCGTCTTTCGTTGCCACCTGTAGTCCTCCCCAATGGTCGCCAAGCGTGATTGCTCATCGATCCGGCCAAGGGACATCTTGAGATGACCCTTGAAGCGAGCCTGACCGAACAAGCCACCGACCCGGAATGAAGACCCAAAGGCCGGGACGTTCGACCACGCTAGGTAGGGATGCAGGCCTCCTGCAAGCGGCCCATCCTATTCGCGGTAGAGATTGCGACTCTCGGTTCAGCTCATCGCACGCGCCCGCGGACTGCCCGCCCCGGACGAGCAGCAGTTACCTCACCCAACTCGACCACCACTTCGCCCGCAATGATCACCCATGCGATACCGGTCGAGGGGATCGTCGCGTCCAGGTATGTCGAGCGGTCAATCACGGTCGCAGGATCAAAGATCGTAATGTCTGCGTCGGCGCCGACCTGGAGGCGCCCTTTGCTGGCCATCGACTCCACCGTGGCTTCGAGCCGTCGAGCTGGCTCGATGGTCATCTTTCGGATCGCCTCGGGAAGAGACAAAACACCCTCATCCCGGACATACTGCCCAAGTACCTTCGAGTACGATCCGGAAGTGCGTGGATGGCCACGGCCGTCGACGATAAAGCCGTCGCTCGCGATCATCGTTAGCGGACTCACCACAGCTTTTCGGGTTACCTCCTCCGTGCGGCCGTGAATGATGACTGCCCCGCCCTCTTCCCGAGCCTGCGCGAATGTTTCTCGAGTGGCCCGTTCTCCCGAGGAGACGAGTTGGTGGAGCTCGAAGCGCTCTTCGGGCCAACTCTCCCAGTCGTCAAAGAGTGCCGACTGGATCTCGGTCATCCCCGCGCCATACGGATAGGTCTCGGTGGTAACATCTTGACCGGCATCCACTGCAGTTTGCACGCCGTCCAAAAAGGCGTCGATATCATCGCCCGCGCTTGAATTTATATGTACAAAGTGGAGCGACACTCCAGTCCGGCGTGCGGCGGCGACGGTGGAGTCGAAGCCCGAGAGACCACCGCGCATATGGATGTGAGCGCTTGCGCCAGATTCGGCTGCCACGCCGAACATTCGTTCGATTTCGGACATCTCGGCTCCGGGCGTGTAGGCACTGCCGAAGCCGACCGCCACTGCTCCCTGATCCAGGCCCTCACGAATACGGCGCTCCATTTCGTCGAGCTGTTCCGCCGTGATACTCCCCGAGCCTCCGATACCAGCGGGCAGAATCCCCGCCCCGGGATCTCCAAGAAGCTCCATGCGCACCCCAATGTGCCCAATGCTCGCACCGTAGTTGACGATCTGCCCCCCCTCACGGTCCGCGTAGAAACCATGGATGTCGGCTGTGCCGACCTCCAGCTCCAGGGCAGTCGTCACCCCGTCTCGGACCATGTACGAGTAGGCTTCTTCGCTCTGCCCGTGCTCATGCAGATCGATGAATCCCGGTGAGACGACATGTCCGGTCGCGTCGATCGTGCGTCTGCCGGTCAGCTCGCCCTCAACGATCGAGGCGACCTTACCATCGCGGATGCCCACGGAGCGCACCCCATCGAGTCCCGACTCAGGATCGATCACACGACCGTGTGTGATGACCAGATCAAAGTTGTCGGCATCCTCTCCGCCGCACGCGGTCAGCATTACGCATGTGAGGGCCAATTGCACCAGCCGCTGAAGCTTCACGTTGTTCCTCCGGTAGACTCGTCCGACCCTCGTGACGGATTCGTAATCGACACTCACCGAGTGACCGCGAGGATCCATGCGCAGAAGATGCGAATCAGATCTTCGATCCGCGAGCACTCGTGAATTTTTCAAGAGACGAGGGCGTCACGACCGACGCGCATCACATGACGGCGAATTGTGATTTTTACCCAAACATCCTGGAAGTCGTCCGTGATCGAAGTATCAACCACACGATCGAACAGCTGAGTGCGAGCCCTCGACCGGCTAGCTCACCACCCGCCGGTTCTGTATCACCTTCTGCATGTACTTCTCGAAGAAGAATTTCTGGATGTCCATCATGTCGATCTCGCGGCCCTGGATGTAGGACTGCTCGATATCACTCGTCATATCCAGAGGGGTCCCCGTGGTAATCAGGAGTGTCGCCTGCTTGCCGGGCTCCAGTGATCCGACCCTGTCGCTGATCCCCATGAACTCGGCCGCATTGATGGTCACAGCCTTCATTGCCTCTTCCTCCGGGAGCCCGAACGCCACCGCGACTCCAGCTTCCCAGGGCAGTCGGTTCGTATATAGAGAGCCTGACCCTCCGGAGATGGCGAATTTCACCCCAGCCTCATAGAGCCGAGCAGGCATAGTGTAGGCCCCATCGTATCCTTCGTATTCGCGACCGGGCGCGGCCATGGTCGACGTCAGGATCACGGGGATGTCATTGGCCACGAGTCGATCAGCCACATGGATTGCGTCGGCACCGCCACGAATCACGATCCTGACACCCTCTTCCTGTGCCCAGGTGATGGCGTCGTTGATCTGACCCGCCCCGTCCGCCGAAACCACGACCGGAATCTCTCCGTCCAGCGCGGGAACCATCGCCGCGTAGCGCGAGTCCGTCCGCACTTCCGCACCGGCCGCAGTGGCATCGCGATACGCGCGCGCTTCCGCAAAGAAGTCCTTGAGCTGCTGCACCTGTTCGGCATAGCTCGGCGGCGGATCCTGTGGAGCGCCTCCCCGTCCGCCGCGACCGCCGCGAGGGTTCGGGTTGGGCCAGTTCACGTTGAGGGCCGCAGCCGACTCCATAGACATCTCTTCCCAGTCCCATCCCTCGAGGCTCATCGCCGACGACATACCGGAGATGAGGCCGCCACCCGGGGTCGTGAGCGTGACGAGCACACCAGCGGAGCGGGAGGTGCCGATGTGACGGCTCTCCGCGTTGACCGCGACCTCGGCTCGAACGTTGGGGTTGAAGTCGCCGAGCTCGTTCACGTCGCTCGACACCCCAACCGCGCCGATCTCACTGATTCCCACCGTGCTGTAGGCATCAATGAGTCCGGGGTAGATGTGCTTTCCTGTGACATCGACCACGCGCGCACCTGCTGGAATTTCCACGTCGGCGCCGACGGCAACGATGATTCCGTCATTGAACACGATGGTTCCGTTCTCGATGACCCCATTCGTGATCGTGTGAATGGTGGCCCCCTGCAGCGCCACCGCTTCGGACTGCGGCGGCACGGTCATCCGCACCTGCGCCCCCACCGAAGTGGGCGACACGAACGGGGCAGCAAACGCCACGATCATCGCGGCGAGTGTCAGTGCTGTGACTGCGGCAACCCGGGACGTAATTGCCCTCATGGCTCCCCACTTCGTCATGGTCGTCGTCATGATCAGTTGCTCCCGCGCGATTCGCGCATGTTTTCGCCCTGGCTTTCACTCACCGAGAGAATGGCCTGGATGAGCTCGGTACGCTCACGGTCGATCTCTACCCGCAGGGCTGCGTCCTCCTCTAGGGAGAAATAGCGTCGCCCATCCACCCAAGTCTGTTCGGCTCGGGTGAACTGAGACAGCGGGTTCCCGCTCCAGATGACGAAATCACCGTCCTTGCCCTCTTCGAGCGAGCCCACACGATCGTTGATCGCCATGGCCCTCGCGGCCTGGTTGGTCACGGTCGACAGCGCCTGCTCTTGCGTGAGGCCGGTCCGAAGTAGCTTGCCGGCCTCCCAGTTCATGCGACTGGCGATCTCATTGTTATCAGAATGCAACGCGGTAACCACGCCGGCCTCGATGAGGATGCGAGCGTTGTACACGGAGGCGTCGTACGCTTCCATTTTGAATCCACCCCAGTCACTCCACACGACTGCGGCGACCCCGGAGGCAGCCAGCTCAGGCGCGATCTTGTACGCCTCTATCCCGTGCTGCAGAGTCTGAACCCGGAAGCCGAACTCCTCAGCAAGCCGGACCAGCGCTAGGAATTCGTCGGCGCGGTACCCGTGCGACGAGATCAGCAGTTCCTGGTTCAGGATGTCGAGGATGGCCTCCATCCTCAGGTCGCGCCGTGGGGGGATCCCCTCCTGACTGGCCTCCCAGCGGTTCCATTCGCGCTCATAGTCGCGAGCCGCTAGGAAGTGGTCACGAATGATCTCCTGCGTCCCCATTCGAGTGTCCGGATAACGCCCCTGACGCCGCTTTGGGTTCTCGCCCAACGCGAACTTCACTGTCCGAGGGGCATCCTTCAGCATGAGGTCCTCAGGCAGAGACCCCCATCGGAGCTTCACGAACACGTTTTCGCCACCAATGGGGTTCGCAGAGCCGTGCTTGATGTGCGCGGTCGTTAGCCCACCGGCAAGCTGCCGGTACATCCAGATGTTGTTGTGCGTGACCACATCGCCCATCTGAACTTCGGGCACGATGGCGAAGCCACTCTCGTTGATCGCGCTGACCCCGGAGTGAATGTGGGGGTCGATAAGCCCCGGCGTGACGTGCTTTCCGGTCGCGTCGATCTCTACCGCACCTCGGGGGGCGTCGAGATCCGTACCAATGGCCACTACCTGTCCGGCCTGGACGAGAAGATCAGCGTTCTCCATCCGTCCCAGAGGGCCCTGGCTCCATACGGTGGCGTTTCGCACGACCACCGCGGCGGGCTGCTCGGGAATCGACGGCCTCCCGTACTCCATCATCGGCCGAATGAACGGCAGGTCGATTTCAGGGACATTCATCGCCACTGTGCCCCGTGCTGCTCCCTCATAGATATCGGTGCGAGATCCTCGGAATGACGGATCTGCACCATTGGGCAGGGATGTCCATCCGTAGAAATCCTCACCCCGGACAGAACCGGCCAGAAGAGCGACTCCTTCGTATCCGAGTTCTTCACCGTCGAAGCGAACCTCGATGCGTCCCGTTTCTGCGATGACCTCCGCCGAAGCGAGATCGATGCTCGCGCCGCCTGGGCCGGCAACGTCGATAGACCCTCCGAGGCGGTTCAGCGGACCTTCCAGACGAAGAGTGGCTTCGAACCCCCACTCATCGTCTGATGCGATGGCCCAGGTGCCACGTGGGTCCACCTCCGGTGGTCTGGTGACCTCATATGCCTGACCGTGTACCCAGACATCCCGGACCGCGGCCTCTTCGGTAAAGAGATCGCCCTGACTCACGACGAGGTTAGCAACCCTGCCCTCTGCGATCGTGCCGTGGGTGTTTTCGAGCCCCAGGAGAGCGGCCGGCGTCGTGGTGAGCGCGGCCAGAGCATCTCTTGTGGAGAGCCCTCGTGCGACCGCAATGCGCAGGTTCGGCAGGAACTCATTCAGCGAGGAGAGACCGTCTGAAGTGATGGCAAAACTGACGCCCGCATCGGCCAGCTGGGCTGGGCTCGTGGGCGCCAGATACCAGTCACGGAGGTCGGCCAGGGTGGCGTTCAACGCCGATTCTGGGTCGTCGACCTCGGGAGCATCCGGGAAGCTCAGAGGAATGATGAGTGGATCGGTGCGTCCCTGCAGCACGTCGACGATCCGGTATTCCTCGCCGCTTCCTCGGTACCAAGCATCCACGCCATAATCTTGGGCCAGCTTGTGAGCCCGCAGGTACTCCTCTTCGCTACCCGTATCGAAGATGACCGGCTGACTGCCCATCACGGCTGCTTCAAGGGCACCCAGGGCTTCGCTGGTCTCGGGCGGCAGGACGGAGCGGCCACCGTCTTCGTAGGCGCCCCACGCTCTCATGTACCACTCGGCATCCATGAATGTCTGCTTTATGAGTGCGATCGTGCCCATGGCCGAGTTGGGGTAAGCGCCGCCCAACTGGAAGGAACGCTGAAAGCCGATGGCCTGAGCCAGATCCGGGCGCAGCACTCTGTCGCGGACCCCCGCATCACCAAGGTTCACGACCGAAGCGGTGCCCCGGAAAATGCCCTGCTTGGGCACGACCAGTGCCGTCCCGAAGCCCTGCGACCGAAGAGCAGCTCTGCGGTCGGCGTCGTCCTGAAGGTTGGCCGTGGTGCTGAACCAGGCGCGGACCTGTGGATTCCAGTGCGTTGGCCCCACATCCCCGCCCTCGGGGACCGCATCCATGCCGAGGTCTGCGTGAGCGTCGATGAACCCCGGATAAATCGTGTGACCTTCGAGATCCCAGACACGCGCGCCGGCCGGCGGCTGCATGTTACGACCCACCGCCTGAATGATTCCGTCCCGGATGACGATCGTCGCGCCGTCCAGAACCTGCCCAGGAGCCGTAACCACCCGTGCGCCAACAAGGGCGTGAAAGCCTGTGCCGTTGTCACGAATGCCCGCCACGGGCTGAGTCCGAGACGACTGCTGGGCCGTGAGTCCGCCCGTGAACAGAAGAGTGACTCCGATAAAAGAGAGGATTGCTCTCACGACAGTCTCCAAAAAAATGTACGGTGACCCACGGGGGTCTCCCTGCAGCGGGAAACCGGAACGCAGAGAAAGTACGGCGTCTAGCCTGGATGGCCATGCTCGCTAGGGCATCTCGTCAATTACGGCTTCGAACCGGGCCCTTTTGGAAGACCAGAAACCGGTATGACAAAAAACCACCCTTCAGTCCGGCCTGAAGGGCGTCGCCTCCCACCATGTTACCGAAAAACGGAAAGCGAGCGAGACGCAGTCTCCGAAGCAGCGGACTAAGCTTCCGGATAACGACATCTCTAGGCCGGCCCAGCCGAATGAGGGCTGTGAGATCGGTGTCGTCGACCGGCTCGAAGCCGACGGACTCGGCGGCGTACCGGCAATCGTCGGGCGTGGTGATGCCGGGCACGCGCCAACCCGCTCGGAAGTCCGAGACACAAGTCTGCTCCCGCTCTCTCAGCGAGCCGACCGCCGAAGTCAGGAAGTCATCGACCACGATCATGTGCCCGCCGGGGAGGAGATGATCAGACGCCCAACGAAAGAAACGCTCCGGCGAGGGCGCGTGCGCGAACGACTCAACCGCCACGACGACGTCCGCGGCAACCGCCAGTGGGGTGACAAGGAAATCACCGAGGTGAATCAGACACTGACCCTGGAGCCCCTTCTCGGCCACGATCCGATTTGCGAGCTGGTGCTGACGAGGACTGATGGTGATGCCGTGGAGGCTACTCCCCGGAAGGGACACCGCCAAGTGGAAAAGAGTGCCACCCACCCCGCATCCCATGTCCAGAATGGTGGAGGTTGAGTCGGAGCGAACACGCTCGATCTCTGTCGCAATGAGTCCGTTCACATAGCTCGAAGCTTCGCTCGCGTTTCGAACCCCTGGTCCCCACAACTGCCGATGGATGGACAGCGCACTACCACTACCACCAACGAAGAGGAAGCGAGCCGTATTGCTGTCGTAGTAACCCGCGACGTCTGGGGCCTGCATGGGCCTACTTCCCGGACAGATCGCTGTGGAGCATGTCACCGAGCCAGTGGCCGGCCCTCTCCACTTTGGCCCGCACGTAAGGCAGGTTGTGGGGATTCAGCGTACCGTGCAGGGGTTCGCGAGCCGTGACCTCGATGCCTCCCTCTTCGAGGGCCCTCACTTTCTCGGGGTTGTTCGTGAGAATGCGAACACGTTCGACACCCAGGTGCTGAAGCATGCCAACGGCGGCGTCATAGCGGCGCTCGTCTGAGCCGAAACCCAGGACCTGGTCCGCATCGATCGTATCGAGCCCTTCGTGCTGCAACGCATAGGCTCTCAGCTTATTTCCCAGGCCGATGCCCCGCCCCTCTTGTTGCATGTAAAGGAGCACCCCGCCACCAGCAGCGGCGAACGAGGTGAGACTTCCACGCAACTGCTCGCCACAATCGCAGCGCAGGCTGCCGAAGAGATCTCCCGTGAGGCACGCCGAGTGGATCCGCACCGGTAACGGATCCGGCCAATCCTTCTCATCGCCAATGAGGATGGCCACATGTTCGACGAGACCATTGTCTTCCCGAAACAGCATAAAACGGGCCTCCTCTGCGTCCTTTAGCGGTACCTGAGCCTCGCTGACATGCGTGACGACCACCTCGGTGCCCGGGGTAGCGGTAAGGGTTCGCACGTGCTCGGCCTCCACCCGAAGTGTCGCTCCGGACTCGAGCGCGGCTCGAAGCTCGGGAACACGAATTGGATGCGCACGTACCGTCACGACCGCGGGCAGCAGGCGACCGAAACGCACGAGATCGAGCGCAGCCACCTCCGTCTCGGTGGCGACCCTCGCGTCCAGCCGGGACGGGTTGAATCCTTCCGGGGCACTTGCCAGTCGGAACAACTCCGTCGGCGTCTCGCCATTGAATGCCAGACTCACACCTGTCAATGGCCCATCTCCCGAAGGGACACTCACACCCATGCTCTCGGCACGCCGAGGAGTCACGACGAGCCTCAACGCTCCGGAACCGAGTCTTTTCAGTTCCTCAAGGATCGCAGGGTCGAGACCCTCAACGGGTGCACAAAGCACACAGGCCTCGGGGTCACCCGCTCCAGTCAAGCACACGGGTCGCCCGCGGCGCAGATCGAACAGGCATCTCTCTACCTCGTGCATCCTGGGCTTTGACCTCATGGCAGTCGAGCGTCCCAACGCCTCGGTGCGATAGGACTGATCCGTATCGTCCCCGGCAGGGAGTCGGAGTTCCGCCGGGGTTCGCGTCTCCGACGGGACCAGAAGGATACCACGGCGACGCAGTCCTCGCCCCAATTCAAGGCTGCTCGACACATAGATCAGCG from Longimicrobiales bacterium includes the following:
- a CDS encoding methyltransferase domain-containing protein; the encoded protein is MQAPDVAGYYDSNTARFLFVGGSGSALSIHRQLWGPGVRNASEASSYVNGLIATEIERVRSDSTSTILDMGCGVGGTLFHLAVSLPGSSLHGITISPRQHQLANRIVAEKGLQGQCLIHLGDFLVTPLAVAADVVVAVESFAHAPSPERFFRWASDHLLPGGHMIVVDDFLTSAVGSLREREQTCVSDFRAGWRVPGITTPDDCRYAAESVGFEPVDDTDLTALIRLGRPRDVVIRKLSPLLRRLRLARFPFFGNMVGGDALQAGLKGGFLSYRFLVFQKGPVRSRN